The Brassica napus cultivar Da-Ae chromosome C1, Da-Ae, whole genome shotgun sequence DNA segment GCACCTATCGTGTGTTGCTTGTtcccaagggaaactcatttctaggccatcaccagttaaAGTCACTAAAGAGActataaactttctggaaagaattcAAAGGGACATCTGTGGACCAAttcacccaccttgtgggacatttcgatatttcatggtcctcattgatgcgtccactagatggtcgcatgtttgtctCCTGTCGACCAGAAACTTGGCATTTGCTAGGTTACTTGCTCAGATAATTAGATTACGAgctcattttccagattttcctttaaagactatacgcctagataatgctggtgagttcacttcccaagcgtttaatgattactgtatgtccatgggggtaagtgtggaacactccgtggcacatgtacatacacagaacggcctggccgaatcatttataaaacgcATACAACTCATagctcgaccattactcatgaggtcgagACTTTCGGTCTCAGCGTGGGGACATGCCGTCCTACACGCGGCCAAGctcatacgcatcaggccatctagtgaacaCAAATATTCCCCATCATAATTACTCACGGGTCACGTGCCAGACATTTCCCATTCTAAGACTTTTGGCTATGCCGTTTATGTTCCAAtagctccaccacagagaacaaagatgggaccttaaaggaggatgaggatatatgttggatttgATTCCCCCACGATtttaaagtatcttgagccaactacaggtgatttgtttaaggccagatacgcggATTGTCATTTCAAGGAATCCGAacttccaacattagggggagatagcagtaaaatggtaaaagaaatctcatggaatcaaacatccatatcttggcaagatcctcgaacTCAAGAATGTGATCTAGAAGTTCAAAAGATTATTCATTTAcgaaagctagctaatcaattgtcagattcctttgctgacccgaaaagtgTGACTAAGTCATAcataccagctgctaatgcaccaataagaattgatgttcaagagggacacaatcaagttgctacagagtctggACAACGTGTGAAACATGGTAGACCAATAtattccaaagataagaaccctcggaaaacaaagaaaggtgcagaaAATGAAACCGAGGTTCATAAGACACCAGACATGGCCGCGGCCGATCCAGCCCGTGATGTGGCCGCGTCCAACCCTACGGCTTTAGACATGGCTGGACCTGATGCCACTGATGTGGCCAGCCCTGATGGGCCAAACAAtgattcttgggacgccaagattcaTGGTACTGATGGTGCatataataatgagatctcaataaactatgtcttgtctggAAAACAATAGAACAGAAAACATGTCGACATGgatgatatatttgcttatgaagtagcacttgaacttatggataACGAGGATTATGAACCCACATCTatatatgaatgcatgcaaCGACCAGATTGGcttaaatggaaagaagccataaacgtggagttagaatcattgagaaaaaGAGGTGTATTTGGCCAAATAATCCGGACACCTCATGATATCAAACCAgttggatacaaatgggtctttgtgaggaaaaTAAATGAGAATGGTGAAGTCGTGAGGTATAAATCCcgacttgttgcacaaggattctcacaaagaccaggaatagactatgaagagacatactcccctgtggtggatgctacgaccttcagatttttaataagtctggccGTGAGAGAAGGTCTAGATTtacggttaatggatgttgtaaccgcgtacctatatggtccactggataatgaaatctataTGAAAGTCCCAGAAGGTAtcgaattgaaaaaaaaagagagttctcgagaacagcattgtattaagttgaataaatctctttatggactgaaacaatccGGAcggatgtggtacaatagactaagtgagtacctagtgaaagagggaTATAGAAAtgaccctatcagtccatgtattttcattaagaaattcgaaaataaagGATTCgtgatcatagcagtgtatgttgatgatctgaatatcctaggaacctctggagagatttcccaaacggttgaataccttaagaaagaattcgagatgaaagatctcgggaaaacaaaattctgtttgggattacaacttgagtacagaAATGATggtatccttgtgcatcaaatggcatatacagaaaaggtactcaagaggtTTAATATGACCGATTGCCATCCTCTGACCAGTCCCATATTCGTGAGATCTCTCGgtctggacactgatccatttcATCCCAAaatggacgatgaagatgtcctAGGTCCCGAAATGTCATATCTCaatgccataggagctttaatgtacttgtcaactcacacacggcctgatatagcctttgccgtgaacctactatctaggtttagctcatgtccgacccaaaggcactggaatgggataaaacatgttcttcgttacctgcaaggaacgaaagacttgggtctatattatactaaccataacatagatggtttagttggctttgctgatgcaggatatctatcagatccacatcatgctcgatcacagacatgatatgtctttacacatggaggtacggccatttcatggcgttccatgaaacaaaccatcgcggccacatcatctaatcactcagaaatcttggccattcatgaggccagccgcgagtgtgtttggttgaggtcgatgacccaacatGTCCGAGCTGATTGCGGGATGTCTGAGGAAAAAGAgccaaccgtgatgtatgaggacaatgctgcatgcattgctcagctcaaggacggCTACATCAAAGGAGACAAGACGAAGCACATATTACCTAAGTTCTTTTTCACGcacgagcttcagaaagccGGCGAAGTCCTGGTCGTCCAAGTAAGGTCCATCAACAATTTAGCTGACCTATTCACTAAATCACTCCCGACTTGCACGTTCATGAAACTCTCgaatcagattgggatgcgtaggctgaaagacctccactgaggttcacatcaggggtagtacgtgttgtactctttttccttcatcatggttttctcccactgggttttcctgataagttttaatgaggcaacattaagcgtattacaatccctgtatggttatggcatacaaggaggagtgttataaatcaattgatggatgtccataaccgacccggtccataaccggcccatgcgcttagagagagagacagcccaaccctagagagagagaggcggccgcgagacttagagagagagagagaggcggccgcgagacttagagagagagagagagagaggcggctacatGGTTTAGGAGAAAATGAAACTCaatttccttttccttgtatgattaggatttccctttttctttatgtttatgatttgtaatctttccttttatctatcttgtaatcccctatataaagggaacactttatgattaataaaacacagaaacttacagttctaaatcTTAAGTTTCACaacataacaaaatttattggATCATGGATGAATTTTTTTGTGAACACTagcattttttattaatatacatgAGATGCAcacatacaatatatatattatatataacatgtgttttgtaatttaatgggaatatcataaaaaaagtttataaataggTATAAAAAGGTAAGGAAACATATCACTTTGAGAGCTAGCTCTAGTATGATGGAAACATATTTTTTGAGAGCTCGCTCTAGTATGCCAACCAAATTCATTAATTCGTGTAGTTGATTCAGCCAATACGATCCGGTTAaactctttatatttttttggatttctacaaaataaatcatgacagggtgagtttatttgtatatacaattttttatatatatttgatcattttatttatacatacacaatatttttttgttgttattatataatttctttccgatgaaccagatcaatttttattagaaattgtggaactaaactataatcaatatatcatgggttgatcggattgaacattaaacaaattatgacataaaaactttatttttccaccgaacacattttttaaaaaagtgaacagtattgtttccacaattgaattattttgacatatatcttccatatggttttgaaaggtttcgGATCAACCAatgaattgatacatgtcattttaatgcttttagtcgtatgtttaaggaaaacttacatttttgtataacttataagaaaaaatctaacatataaaaaaatatagcatataagtttttctaatttttgtaattaaaaatcgtttaaaaatttaaatatataaatatttaaaatataacatgtaaggtttcttcatttttgtaatttaaagtcattttaaattttttaaaatataacatataagataaaaattatttttcattatatggttaatgtgattgtttaatttttttaataatataaattaaacaaaaatgaagaatgatgcaaaaattgttatcaaatctttattattcatagtcattaattgtcatatatatgttaatcatattagataatttcgtagtttttatttaaggaaataatatacggttcttatattttgggttaatataatattttctagtAATTAGATTTGGACCAACacttttttcaattgatttataagCTGACACGTAAGATAAATTAACATCTTAATTAAATTATAGTTAAGCATCATcactttttaattagtacaaacttaaggttacaactttttaaatgatcttcaattaatatatagggataTTTCTAAAGAAGACTTTGAAAAAGTCAAGATGTCTTTTAAGTCTTTGTATACTATGGTAAGGTAAGTTAAAGATTGGCCTTTAATTAATGGgaatatcattaaaaaaaaggtttataaaTAGGTATAAAAAGGTAAGGAAACATATCACTTTTGtgtttaaacttaattttttccTAAACTTTAGTTTCTGGGAATTAcgattttgaagttttaaattTATGCGTGTTTTCGAATGTAACTACTTTTATTAATTAAGGAAAAATCTTATTAATTGTTTAATGGAATAGCATATGAACATAAATaaatgggcaaatctccaaaatagcacatttctaagtttatatcacaaaaatagcactcaaaaactaaaatgaccaaaatagcacatttctaagtttatcctttgaaaattttaatttttttatttttcaaaatttgaaatcttatccccaaaacctcatttctcaactctaaaccctaaaccctaaactctaaaccctaaaccctaaactctaaactctaaactctaaactctaaacccttaaaccctaaaccttaaactctaaaccctaaactctaaaccctaaaccctaaaccctaaaccctaaaccctaaaccctaaatcctaaaccccaccctttaactctaaaccctaagtttgtgacttttgataaaacattaagtgctatttttgtgacttttgaccttgagtgctagtttgggaacaaaaacttgatttagtgctatttttatctttttctctaaataaattacataataagTTAAGACTTAAGACTTAAGGAGTCGCATTATTTTatgagaaaaagagaaaaatagcactaaatcaagtttatgtttccaaactagcactcaaggtcaaaagtcacaaaaatagcacttaatgttttatcaaaagtcacaaacttgggtttagagttaaagggtggggtttaggatttagggtttatggtttatggtttagagtttagggtttagggtttagggtttagagtttagggtttagggtttatggtttagagtttatggtttagggtttaaagttgagaaatgaggttttcgggataagatttcaaattttgaaaaataataaaattaaaattttcaaaggataaacttagaaatgtgctattttggtcattttagtttttgaatgctatttttgtgatataaacttagaaatgtgctattttggagatttgcacttattttatagaaaaaaataattttagggGGGGGGGAGAGAAGAAAGCTTAAATAGACGCATTGAGCACATCTGTACCTCACCAAAagtcaagagagagagagcagtcTTTTTGATAGCAATTCTCGAATTCGATTCCGAAGCAATCCATGGCTGAGATTGCGAAGGAAGTGAACGGTGGCGATGCTAGGGATCTCCACTCGCTTCTCTCTTCTCCGGCGAGGGATTTCCTCATTCGTAAAAACGGCGAACAGGTAATAAACAttgtttctcttttctctcaATTGATTTCAACTTGTGTTGATTCTCTAGATTATGCTTCGCAAAGTGTTGTGTTCTTCTGGTTGGTTGATGGTTTCTCTTTAGGTCGTGTTCTCTGGAGTGAATTGCAATTAGAGTTTTGAGTTTTATGAATTTGATGATGTTTGCAGGTGAAAATTGACAGCTTGAAAGGGAAGAAGATTGGGTTGTACTTCTCAGCTGAGTGGTGCGGACCATGTCAGCGTTTCACTCCCCAGCTGGTGGAAATATACAACGAACTCTCTTCCAAAGTTGGTTTCGAGGTTGTCTTTGTCTCAGGGGATGAGGATGAAGACTCCTTTAAAGACTACTTCTCCAAGATGCCGTGGCTCGCTGTCCCCTTTACTGATTCCGAAACCCGTGACCGCTTGGATGAGGTTTTTAAGGTGAGGGGGATTCCCAACCTGGTGATGATTGATGACGAGGGTAAACTTGTGAATGAGAATGGTGTTGGTGTCATTCGAAGCTATGGAGCTGATGCTTATCCTTTCACACCCGAGAAAATGAAGGAGATcaaagaggaagaggagagagCGAGGAGAGAGCAGACTTTGAAGTCTGTCTTGGTGACTCCTTCTCGGGACTTTGTCATTACTCGAGATGGAAACAAGGTACCTTAATGCAAGTTTTTGGCTTTGTCACTTAATGAAACTGATCACAATTGCGTATTCTTTAGGTACCTGTATCGGAACTCCAAGGGAAAACCATCGGTCTTCTCTTCTCGGTGGCATCTTACAGGCAATGTAAGGAGTTTACTTCCAAGCTTGAAGAGGTCTATAAGAAGTTGAAGGAGAATAACGAGGATTTTGAGATTGTGCTCATATctcttgaagatgatgaggatgCTTTTAAGCAGGACTTTGACACCAACCCGTGGCTGGCGTTGCCGTTCAATGACAAAAGCTCGTCGAAGTTGACTAGGCACTTCATGCTGTCTACGCTACCGACCTTGGTCATTCTCGGACCCGATGGAAAGACTCGCCACTCGAATGTTGCTGAAGCTATTGATGACTATGGAGTTGTTGCT contains these protein-coding regions:
- the LOC125580444 gene encoding probable nucleoredoxin 1, which codes for MAEIAKEVNGGDARDLHSLLSSPARDFLIRKNGEQVKIDSLKGKKIGLYFSAEWCGPCQRFTPQLVEIYNELSSKVGFEVVFVSGDEDEDSFKDYFSKMPWLAVPFTDSETRDRLDEVFKVRGIPNLVMIDDEGKLVNENGVGVIRSYGADAYPFTPEKMKEIKEEEERARREQTLKSVLVTPSRDFVITRDGNKVPVSELQGKTIGLLFSVASYRQCKEFTSKLEEVYKKLKENNEDFEIVLISLEDDEDAFKQDFDTNPWLALPFNDKSSSKLTRHFMLSTLPTLVILGPDGKTRHSNVAEAIDDYGVVAYPFTPEKFEELKAIEKAKLEAQTLESLLVSGDLNYVLGKDGAKVLVSELVGKNILLYFSAHWCPPCRAFTPKLVEVYKQIKEKDEAFELIFISSDRDQESFDEYYSQMPWLALPFGDPRKTSLARTFKVGGIPMLAALGPTGKTVTKEARDLVGAHGADAYPFTEERVKEIEAKYTEMAKEWPEKVKHALHEEHELELTRVPVYICDKCDEEGQIWSYHCDECDFDLHAKCALKEDANINGDDAVKEGGGEPQDGWVCDGNVCTKS